In Planococcus versutus, the DNA window ACTGCGCTTTCCGTTTCAACTTATTAAATCAGGTTTTTGCCCTTTCATAAGTTCTAACTTTTCTATTGCATACGCAACATTCAATACTTTTTCTTCTTGGAACGCAGGCCCCATAATTTGCAGACCTACTGGCAAGCCGTCTTTAACGCCGCACGGAATGCTTAATGCAGGTAGACCCGTCAAGTTTCCAGGGCCTGTGAACCGAATCACTTCATCTAAAAAGCTTAGCGATTTGCCGTTAATATCAACGACGCTGTCTCCTATAGCTGAAGGCAAAAACGGCAATGTCGGAGAAATTAAAACATCTACTTTTTCAAAAGCTGCTGCAAACTCTAGATTTAATTTGCGTCTAATTTGTTGCGCTTGTACATAATCCACACCTGACATCAACTCGCCTACTTCAAGTAAAAAGCGAACATCTTCTCCAAATTTCTCTGGTTGTTTTATGAGATTGTCATGATGAATGGCACTTGCTTCTGTCGTGATCGTCACGAGTTCAGCAAATTCGGCTTGTGCTAGAGATGGAATTTTAACCGGTTCAATCCGTGCACCTAGTTTTTCTAATTGGTGCAACGCATGTTGTACAGCTTCATTGACGCGATTGTCTACATTATTAAAGAAATAACGTTCTTCAATACCGATGACCATGCCTTTCACGTCTTCAGTTAACTGACCAGAATAGTTTTGAGTGGGTCGGTCGACAGAACTTGGATCTTTTGGATCGTATCCGCCGAGCATTTCTAACAATAACGCAGCGTCAAAAACTGTTTTGGTCATGGGGCCAATGTGATCGAGACTCCACGCGAGTGGAAAACAACCGTATTTACTAATGCGGCCATGCGTCGGTTTTAGTCCGATAATGCCACAACTCGCTGCTGGAATTCGAATCGACCCACCCGTATCTGTGCCAAGCGACGCAATCGTCATATTCGCAGCGACTGCAGCACCTGATCCACCACTCGAACCACCTGGAATTTTGGTGAGGTCCCACGGGTTTTTGCAAGCGCCGTAATGCGGATTGGTTGTTGTCGCTCCCCACGCATATTCATGCATATTCAGCTTGCCATGAAATGTCACACCTGCCATTTTCAGTTTCGAAACTACCGTAGCATCATAGGTGGGAACGAAGTTTTTATGAATTTCCGAACCCATAGTTGCTGGTTCGTCTTTAAAATACATGATGTCTTTTAACGCCATTGGAATGCCGTGTAAAAAGCCACGGTAATTTCCGCTTTGAATTTCTTGCTCTGCTTGTCTTGCAGATTCCATTGCTTCGTCTTTTTGCATGCGAATAAAAGCGTTAATGTTCTCATCATACGCGTCCATGTTCGCCAATACTGCGCTTGTTACTTCTACGGGTGACACTTGTTTATCACGTAATTTGGGTGCTAATTCTCCAATTGATTGTGCGGCTAAATCGTTCGTCATCATCGCTCACCTCCAGGAACATGCGTCAATGCCATGTCAAAATCCTTTAGTTGCGAATTGTCTACCGTGTCTCGCAACTTCTGCACGGCTTGCATTTGTTGTGTCAACATTTCTTGATGCGCTTCGGGTACTTGAATTCCACGTTTTTCTAAAATCTTGTGAATGCCTTCTGCCATAGAAAGTCCCTCCAGTTTAATGATTTTAAAACGTCTGAGAATCTAAGCTGTCTATCCCTAGTTTAGCATAGTTTACAGATAGCTCAGACTTTTTAGTCGGATTTTATAAAACGAAAACCCTGTCCGTCAAGAAGTTGTCTTGACGGACAGGGTTGTTTTGGGAAAAGAACGCGACTAGCGTTTTTCTGCATGGTTTCTCTTACCTAGAAATTCTTTGAACTCGTATATGATTAGCTCTAAGCAAATTTCACTTAAAATCTGGCACTTACTCATTCATTCTTTTTCACTTCTAATTTTTGATAGTAACGGACGACCCTCTTTCCACGTCACATTTACCGGAAGTTCAAAAAATGCGGTAAGCTGTTTGCTAGTAACGAGTTTTTCCGTATCTCCAGAAGCGAAAACGCGACCCGCTTTCAACAATAAGGTTTTATTGAATTCCGGTAAAATTTCTTCGATATGATGCGTGACGTAAATGATTGTGGGACTGTGTGCCTTTTTGGCAATGGTGGCGATCGACTCGAGCAATTCTTCTCGTGCAATAAAATCCAGTCCCGCTGTGGGTTCATCGAGAATAAGCAGTTTGGGGTCTGCCATTAACGCACGTCCAATCAATACACGTTGCTTTTCACCTTGTGACAGCGAATGGTAATGTCGATTCGCATACTCCAAACACCCAAGTTCACGAAGAATGTGGATCCCTTTTTGGTCAAGCTCTGCGGTTGTTTCTTGATGCAACCCGAAAGACGCAAATGCACCGCTCAACACCACTTCATATGCATTGTCAGTAGCCGGCAATTTTTGTTGAATTAATGCAGACACAAACCCAATTTGACTGCGCAATTTCTCTGCTAAATACGTTTTGCCAAATTCCATGCCGAGTACAGTTGCTTTCCCTTGTGTTGGGAAAAAATAGCCATTGATTAAATTGAGCAGAGACGTTTTTCCAGCACCGTTCAAGCCGTATAACACCCAATGCTCGCCTTCTTGTATTTGCCAATCCACACCATCTAATAGCAGCTTTTCATCTCTTCTACGCGTAACTCTTTCAAGTTCTAAAATCACCGTCATAAAGAAAGATCTCCTGATTTTTGAACTCGCGCGACTTGTCCTTTTGCTAATGGATCGGCTTGTCTTAGTTCGCCAAAATCCAGCCCAGTCAACTTTTCAATTTTTGTGATTGGCACTTGATACGTTTCAAATTGGCCATACACAAACTCCAAATCGCCACCTATCAAATCTTCTTGTGTTTGTAAGTAAGCCGTAGCTGACATTTTCTCTCCATCTTTTACCATGACTGCTACTTTCCAAAACTGATTTGGAATTTGCGCACCTCGGTAAACACGATCACTGTCACCGAATACGGGCCCTGTGAATAGAGACACTTTCATATTGTAATCACGCGCGTTATCAAGTAAATAATCTTCTAAATCAAGCCATACTTTTTGATTGAAGTTCTTATGTTGTGGTGAACTATTGGTAAAATGGAACGTATGCTCATTGGCTCTTACCGCATCGATGCCCCAGTTTGGATCGCGGCGCCGCACAAGATGCCCTCGATCAATATCATTTGATTTATAAAATTCGTTCCCCAGTTGGTAGGCTTGGTCAATACGCGGATCAAAATACCAACGGTCGTTGCTGCGCTTAACGTCTATGAGCTGATTGCCATCGATGTTGACCGCCGTGAAAAAAGCGAGACGACGCGACTTGCTCATCGCAATCGAAAAATGAGTGTAATCCAGCACGACGTTGCCGTCTGCTGTTTTCGCAACATCTTCCATCATCGTGTCACTTAAAGTTGGCAACGGCACAGTAAATCGACTGCCTAAAAAGACGCGGTCATATCCCGTTGCATCGGCATACCAATTTGCATCCAACACGCCAACTTCCATCGGCGGCGCCATCGTCCCTGGCATAACGACTGCCAGTAATTGATCTACTTGCTTGCGCGACGCTTCTTTTTCTAAGCTGCTCCGTTTTTCACCCACGTATTGAATGATCGAACTGATGCGAATGCCTTCGTTTGCAATCCAGACCTTGTTGTCATTTGGATCTGGAATTCCGGCGTGATGCAGCGCCACAACCATCCATTGATCATTGAAAACGGGTGAGCCCGATGACCCGGGTTCCGTGTCACTAACGTACTGAACAAAATCAGATGATATGAATTTCACTTCGTTTTCACGGATAGTGATGGCTTTAGGTCCACCATTTGGGTGTTGGATGATGCTAACATACTCGCCTTCTAAAATTTTCCCCGGTTTTGGAAGTAACGGCAAGTAGCCAAAATCCGAAATGGCAACCGCATTGGAGTTATTGGGTTCAATCGCAACAAGCGTGAAATCGAGTGCTTTATCAGTCATAAACAAAAGATCAGGGTCGAGTCGGAAGCTAATCACTTCAAGTGGCATAAAATCGACATCATCTTGGTAATTAAATTCAGCTACCGCGTACATCGCGGATTCTGCTGTTTCTAAAACATGATTGTTTGTCAGCAACAAATTAGGAGCCACAAGAAACCCGGTACCATAGCCTTCGAGTTGCCCCGTGCGTCCTCGAATGGCAATGCGGCATACCGCTTTGCTGACATCAAGTCCAGCTTGCAAATACGCGATAGGAAACAAATCACTTTTGTTGATAATGCGTTCAACCGCTAAATTGTCGTGTTGATTGATAATGCTCGACCGCGTTATCATTTTTTCTTGTAACGCCACTGCTTGGTCTTCTGCTTTGCGTTCTTTTTCAAATGCCAAGTAGCGGTGCAGCGCATCTTGTTGAATTTGTTCCATACTGTTGACCACATCGTTCAACTCCTCTCGATGAATTAAAGCTTGTTTTATTTTGCATTAAAAATTAACTATTCTAATAATTACCTTTAAGAAAAGTTTATCACAATTAATGAAATAAAACCCCTTTCGCAGAACGGAAAGGGGTTTCTTCTAGTGATCAACGTGACCAATTTTTGTTGTCGTTTTTGATAACGGTTTTTTCACCTGTTTTTACATCGCGAATGACTTTGTCTTCAGTCGGAACATCGCCTGCACCTTCGTCGGGAGTGTTTTGAAAATCCGTTTTTGTGTCCGTGTTGTCGTGCGCTTCGTTTTTTCCAGACGATTCCCACGCTTCGTCGCCACCGCTCAACATCTCGCTCGTTTTTTCAAGAATTTTATCAGCAGTCGATTTGTTATCGTCTTTTTGGTGATCCATGTTTCTTCCTTGTGGATTGTTTTTTGTCATCGTGAATCCCTCCATTGGTTTAGTTGATATCCTTTACCCTGTGTGAAGCAAAATAATCTTTTGAATAAGCAAAGGGGATGTGCGCAATTTCGTGAAAATGGGAGTGGGACAGTATTTTCCGGATTCGGACAGTATCTTGTCTCAAACGGACAGTATTCTTACCAGTTTGGACAGTATTCAAACCGATCCGGACAGTATTCCCAGGTTCTCCCACAAATAAGTTTACAACCGCATTAGATGCCCAAACCCAGGAAAGCGCGAGTTCGCGCTTTCCGCTAGAAGAGCTTCTTTTCAGCACTTGGACAGTATTTTCGGGATTCGGACAGTATCTTGTCTCAAACGGACAGTATTCTTACCAAGTTGGATAGTATTTAAGCTGATTCAGACAGTATTCCCAGGTTTTCCCACGAATAAGTTCAAAATTAAGATGATTAATGTTCAGGGATACGGGGTAAACTAGAAGTTCAATCGACTTTACATAAAAAGGAGCTATGCTTAATGGATTTTATTACGTTGAATAATGGACTAAAAATGCCGCAGCTGGGCTTTGGCGTGTGGCAAGTGGAAAATGACGAGGCGACGCAAGTTGTTGCAAAAGCGCTGGAGACGGGTTATACGTCGATCGATACAGCGATGATTTACACAAATGAAATTGGTGTAGGACGTGCGTTGAAAGATGCAAAAGTGCCTCGCGAAGATTTGTTTATTACGACAAAAGTGTGGAATACGGACCAAGGGTATGACAATACGTTGCGGGCATTTGATGAAAGTCTTGAGCGTTTGGGTCTTGACTATGTGGATTTGTATTTGATTCATTGGCCGACCCCTGAATTTGATGACTATGTTGACACGTATAAAGCGTTAGAAAAACTGTACAAAGACGGTCGCGTAAAAGCGATTGGCGTTTGTAATTTTGAAATTGAACATTTGCAGCGTTTGCTAGACGAATGCGAGGTTCCACCTGTATTGAACCAAGTGGAATGCCATCCTTACTTGGCGCAAAAGAGCTTGAAGGAATTTTGTGCCAAGCATGATATTTACGTGGAAGCGTGGAGTCCGCTTGAACAAGGTGGAGACGTATTGAAAGATCCGACCGTTCTTAAAATTGCTGAGTCGAAAGAAAAGTCACCAGCTCAAGTTGTCTTGCGCTGGCATTTGCAAAACAACACAATTGCGATTCCAAAGTCGGTTACTCCGTCACGCATCGAAGAAAACTTTGATGTCTTCGATTTTGAGTTGACCGAAGACGAAATGGAATCCATCAACGCTTTAAATAAAGAAAAAAGAAACGGACCGCACCCGAATGAAATGAACTCGCGTTAATGTTGGCAAGCCGCTCTTTTTGACTTTAAAAGAGCGGCTTTTTGTTTTTGATATAGTGAATTTTATGAAAAGAGGCGAAGCTCGTGAGACACCTTGTTGCACTTGTGGTTAAGTTTGTACTGATTGCTGTTGTTTTGTCCGTTATTCTAAGCTTGATGTTCCACGTATCCATTGTTAATGCGTTGCTGATCAGCTTGTCTTTAACTCCGTTGTCTTATGTAGTGGGCGACTTGCTGATTTTTTTAAATGCTGGCAGTCCCAGAAACCAAAAAACGCGCAACAGCATTGCCGTTTTTGTTGATTTTGTGATGACGTTCTTATTCATCTGGTTAATTGGCTGGTTGCTAACAGGTGACAATTTCGCGATGGTGACACCTGCATTAATTTCAGCCGTAGTGCTCGCGGGTGGCGAATGGTTCTTCCACCTATTTGTTGACCGGTATGTGGTGCCCAATTACAACAACTTGAGAGCACATCAATAATAATGCATAAAAAAAGGCGTTCCTGGTTAAGGACGCCTTTTTGTTTACCTAAAATGTTGTTCCACAAATTCCTGTTCTTGTTCAGCACTCATTAATCCTGTAGCTCTTCCGATAGTTCCATTGTGCCAATCCCAGATGGTGTTGTGAACAGTTACAGCGTTGGAGAAGTTGCCTTCTTGCCACTTTGCTAATGTCGATTCATAAAAGTCTGCGTGTTCGTAATGATCTGCGTTTTCTTGAACAATCAGTAATAGGGATTCGATGTTCACAGGACTCATCTCGATCACACCCCTCTTTTTAGTCGCAATGATTTTTTGGTGTGTCATTTGGTGCATGTAGATTTGTAGTGTAACTTCTTTC includes these proteins:
- a CDS encoding amidase is translated as MTNDLAAQSIGELAPKLRDKQVSPVEVTSAVLANMDAYDENINAFIRMQKDEAMESARQAEQEIQSGNYRGFLHGIPMALKDIMYFKDEPATMGSEIHKNFVPTYDATVVSKLKMAGVTFHGKLNMHEYAWGATTTNPHYGACKNPWDLTKIPGGSSGGSGAAVAANMTIASLGTDTGGSIRIPAASCGIIGLKPTHGRISKYGCFPLAWSLDHIGPMTKTVFDAALLLEMLGGYDPKDPSSVDRPTQNYSGQLTEDVKGMVIGIEERYFFNNVDNRVNEAVQHALHQLEKLGARIEPVKIPSLAQAEFAELVTITTEASAIHHDNLIKQPEKFGEDVRFLLEVGELMSGVDYVQAQQIRRKLNLEFAAAFEKVDVLISPTLPFLPSAIGDSVVDINGKSLSFLDEVIRFTGPGNLTGLPALSIPCGVKDGLPVGLQIMGPAFQEEKVLNVAYAIEKLELMKGQKPDLIS
- a CDS encoding ABC transporter ATP-binding protein → MILELERVTRRRDEKLLLDGVDWQIQEGEHWVLYGLNGAGKTSLLNLINGYFFPTQGKATVLGMEFGKTYLAEKLRSQIGFVSALIQQKLPATDNAYEVVLSGAFASFGLHQETTAELDQKGIHILRELGCLEYANRHYHSLSQGEKQRVLIGRALMADPKLLILDEPTAGLDFIAREELLESIATIAKKAHSPTIIYVTHHIEEILPEFNKTLLLKAGRVFASGDTEKLVTSKQLTAFFELPVNVTWKEGRPLLSKIRSEKE
- a CDS encoding DNA/RNA non-specific endonuclease, translating into MVNSMEQIQQDALHRYLAFEKERKAEDQAVALQEKMITRSSIINQHDNLAVERIINKSDLFPIAYLQAGLDVSKAVCRIAIRGRTGQLEGYGTGFLVAPNLLLTNNHVLETAESAMYAVAEFNYQDDVDFMPLEVISFRLDPDLLFMTDKALDFTLVAIEPNNSNAVAISDFGYLPLLPKPGKILEGEYVSIIQHPNGGPKAITIRENEVKFISSDFVQYVSDTEPGSSGSPVFNDQWMVVALHHAGIPDPNDNKVWIANEGIRISSIIQYVGEKRSSLEKEASRKQVDQLLAVVMPGTMAPPMEVGVLDANWYADATGYDRVFLGSRFTVPLPTLSDTMMEDVAKTADGNVVLDYTHFSIAMSKSRRLAFFTAVNIDGNQLIDVKRSNDRWYFDPRIDQAYQLGNEFYKSNDIDRGHLVRRRDPNWGIDAVRANEHTFHFTNSSPQHKNFNQKVWLDLEDYLLDNARDYNMKVSLFTGPVFGDSDRVYRGAQIPNQFWKVAVMVKDGEKMSATAYLQTQEDLIGGDLEFVYGQFETYQVPITKIEKLTGLDFGELRQADPLAKGQVARVQKSGDLSL
- a CDS encoding aldo/keto reductase, with translation MDFITLNNGLKMPQLGFGVWQVENDEATQVVAKALETGYTSIDTAMIYTNEIGVGRALKDAKVPREDLFITTKVWNTDQGYDNTLRAFDESLERLGLDYVDLYLIHWPTPEFDDYVDTYKALEKLYKDGRVKAIGVCNFEIEHLQRLLDECEVPPVLNQVECHPYLAQKSLKEFCAKHDIYVEAWSPLEQGGDVLKDPTVLKIAESKEKSPAQVVLRWHLQNNTIAIPKSVTPSRIEENFDVFDFELTEDEMESINALNKEKRNGPHPNEMNSR
- a CDS encoding DUF2512 family protein, yielding MRHLVALVVKFVLIAVVLSVILSLMFHVSIVNALLISLSLTPLSYVVGDLLIFLNAGSPRNQKTRNSIAVFVDFVMTFLFIWLIGWLLTGDNFAMVTPALISAVVLAGGEWFFHLFVDRYVVPNYNNLRAHQ
- a CDS encoding DUF6241 domain-containing protein, translating into MKSLIKTIVVTIGVLALLVAGGYYFITQNAAGESAITKVAKEIAKHDDSETSAEQQTVAQDGEWNDKDADMKEVTLQIYMHQMTHQKIIATKKRGVIEMSPVNIESLLLIVQENADHYEHADFYESTLAKWQEGNFSNAVTVHNTIWDWHNGTIGRATGLMSAEQEQEFVEQHFR